tgcataaatattacatttctcaacattcaaacacagaaaccaaacagacatgacaaaaataacacattttcacacGGTTCCATTTGAGGCTAGTTTATTTTTGACAGGTAAaaggaaataactttttttttttttggataagtTGCACAAAGCAGAAGcagatttaaaggaaaaataaaatttgattttagaCGGACACAGTTGAAACCAAATGTTTGCGTACGCCGTATGACGctttcagagataaaaaaacaaaaacaaccttgGTCTTTTGAGACGtcaaaaaaatgaagcaaaaaaattgAAGTATTTGGCTacaattacattacatttgGAAGGAAAAttgggaacttttttttctgcagtaagGGGGACTGGTGTGCTTTACAAAAATAGATGAAATcacgaataaaaaaaacattgcatggAAACTTTCAAAAAACAACATCCCTGGACAGCAGCCATGCAGTTCAAATTTAGGCACAAATAGGGTTTTCCAAGTGGACAACGATAGCAAGCACATCTCCAAAGTGGCTGTAAAACTGGTTAATATCTGCCAGTTGTTTAAACCCTAATCTGagttcacttaaaaaaatttgtgagttgagctgaaaatgtgtgtATGAACGAAGCAGCTTTTCGAAACAGACCCAGTTCTGCCAGGAGAAATGGGCCAAGCGTCCAGAAAGCTATTGCGAGAATCTTGAGGAAGGACAACCAAACTGTTTGACCCGAGGCGTCAGGTTTTTAAGGCAACTGCATCAAATGCTAAAAATAAGTATACTCTGTAAAGATGTGAATTTGAACATAAGGATAATAAAGAAATCTCTCTTTGTTCTCGCATTTACAAGTTATACAATGTATGCAAACATGCAGCTTCAACCTAtttcttgttagttttttttttttttttgttcaactcGTTTTAACTTcagcaaaaatacttaatttttctCTCGTTTATCcaagaaaaacttcaaaagcaCTTTTTCACACACTATGCAAATTAAGGCATGATTTATTCCCAATTAGCGATCAAGACTTGGGATACGGCTCCACTGAGGATCTGTAGCCGAAGGTGAAATAGTATTTGAAGACGTGTTTGAACGTCTGATCTTTGAGGCCGTATAAGAGCGGGCTCAAGAACTTGGGGAAAATGATCAACACCAAAAAGAGCACGTGCTGGACGTACAGAGCAACAGCCGGATCCAAGTTAATCAGGTCGCTGGAGTTGATCATGTTAAACAGGGTGGAGATGAGGTACAGGCACAGCTGGAGCGCGTGCAGGATCACGGTTTGATGCGCCACTTTGGCCCTGCGCGCGCAGGAAGAGCTGCACTTCACGGCCACCAAGATCGCGATGTAAGTGTAGATGATAATAATGGTAACCAGGACGAAGTTCGCGACTGTGAAAACCTGGTTCACAATCACGTAAACCTGCAGGTGAAACACCGTCTTTTTCCTGCAGACCTGCCGAGCGGTGAGGCTCCTGTTGCCGAGGCTGAAAAACAGACAGAGCTGCGTGAGGGAGTCTAAAGAGGCCACGGCCCACATGACGGCGATGGCGCCACGCGTCACCCTGGAGGTCGCAATGGCGGCGTGCCTCAGAGGGAAGCAAATGGCGACGAACCTCTCCAGAGACATGACGGCCAGGTTGATGGGGGACATCTTCACGGTGATGGCCGTGAACTGGATGACGAAGATGCAAGCGCAAGTGATGATCCTGACCATGGTCAGAGCGAATATGTAGAGCAGGGTGGTCAGTAGGACCTGGAGGGAGTCGGAGAAGAGCAAATGCCCGAACAGGATGTAACGGGGTGACTCTAGAAGCAGGGGCTTTTTCACCAGGGCGAACAGCATGACGCTGTTAACGTACAAGAAAAAGAGGCACGGGAGCACGGTCAGCAGAACCCTGACGGATACGTGGATATCGATCGTGCTTGGACCTTCCGTACCGTTCATTCCTGTGGCTCCAGTCCAGTTTTCTGCAAATACAGGATAAACACACACTGGatcaacaaccaaaaaaaaaataatgtctggggtttttcaactgttttggGATCATTTTGATNNNNNNNNNNNNNNNNNNNNNNNNNNNNNNNNNNNNNNNNNNNNNNNNNNNNNNNNNNNNNNNNNNNNNNNNNNNNNNNNNNNNNNNNNNNNNNNNNNNNNNNNNNNNNaaaaatcacattggttttgctcaatcaggtcaactttctgagCTGTGGATGCAACACAAGGcatgacttgttctcacatGTGGATCAGTTTCCTGAGAATCCATCAGGACATAAAAGAGATGGAGAATTTTGCTCAATGAAGACGCAAAGTTCAGTTTGAATGTACTTACCCTCATCAGGGTTTATTATTCAGTTcacagaaatccaagtttgtaacatttaattaatgcactctgtaaaaaaaaaccaacctttttttctctcctaaaaccttttttggatgAGCACTATTATCGGAAGTgaactgatgatgtcacaaaaatgtcatcaatttagtcagatttctcaaaatcaaattagaataaaaacctgacctagttgagaaaaatggatgtcagTTTTGGATTCAGCGGTGCAAAAGTAGTACTAATTCAGTTGGAAAAAACATAGACAACTTccaaaaatcttattttttgtaacccagtgttaTCGATCCGTAACCGGCAGAGTCCATAAACCCAGTAAACCAGCACAAAGCACAATTTAAACCCATGTTCTGATATGAAACAAAGtcacaaaataaacagttgAGTTATTCATGCTcagctaaatgaaaacaaactgtgcGTATGCTTTGGACACATCACTTACTCTGCACTGGTTTGTCCTGGCTCCTCTCCTGACGGTGATGTTTCAGGGGATAAATATAAGAAGAGAATCagactcctttttttttttagataaaggATGCYTGTCTTGACATCATTACCCCTCTGAATTTACCAGCCAATCAAATGTGGGTTTCGTTGCTGTGATGAAATAGTTGCTCCGTTTTCAGTCACACGTTTGGATTatccaacaaacaaacatcagccAACAATAAWAGTTGCTTTAAAGTGATGATTTTGATCATTATGGAGAAAAGAATCTCCACACAAACTTGtcttgatgtaaaaaaaaatataatttttttttccagtgaatAAACTATTAAGTTGTTCAGACAGAAATGGTTTTGGAGGCTCGAAACTCCtccaatgtggctgaattaaatcAGTTCTGCCAAGAGCAAAATTTAAACAAGGTTGTTGGATAAAGACAGCTTGTAAAACCTAAACCACAGAGGTATTTTGAAGTTTTACTGTCTCCATAATTGAATGATGTCGGGACTGGACGGCCACAAGAACAAACTTAGtcatgggaaaagaaaaagaaaaacaaaatttctgtCTATTCAGTGATAAGAAAAACTGCACGTTTGCTGCTTTTATGGTCTGGAGCGCAGAGGCGCTAGCTAATAACACAACTGGGTCACCAGCAACACAATGAGCAGGAGCACAGCAGAAAATCTATGGCAAAATGTCTGACGAATAATCAGAGATGCCAAagtctagttaaagtccagaagTCAGCATGTTGAAATGTCATGACCTTATCAAAAGCAATGCTGCGAAGAAGAGTTGGAAAAAGTTCCTCCACAACGATGTGAGTCGTATGAAAACACCTTCGACTAAAGGTTGGCTTAAAGTTTTGCACTTGAGAAAGTTCAACAggatgtcaaactcatttttatatCGGGCCGCTTCAAGATGTCCCCCAAGGGCCGGTTACGGCAAAACRTATTGATAAAACTACCGATTAACAAACTGGTAAAGGGTTATAGCATATGATGAATATGTCTTACATATTTAACATACTTTCACATTGCAGTTCGACACTatgcaaaaatctgatttgatttttatggcgttctaaagcaggggtgtccaaagtgcggcttGGGGGCCGTTTGAAGCCCTTGGACTGAGTTTRTGTGGCCCCTGAAAGCAGtttgaaaatgacagaaatatgaTCCATCCgaattgactttttattttcaaatcaggATGACATTATTACTCCTTTTCTCATAATGGAAAAAATTAGGCACAACACAAagtgtttatctttttaaaagcagatCCACGTTTTCCAGAGATTTTTTTACCAACTTTGTTGCaccaaaatcaacttttatttattgaatttggCTAAAcgttaaaagcattttaaaagaaagcgACCCtaaattctgcttttataacagaataaatttctcaaaagaatttgaaaacaaTATGCCTTTCTTTGGCAAACCTGAAAAaccctttttaaagtttagaaTCAACTATGAATAACCTCCATCTTctacaaaaaactaaaataatttactactttatttgctttagtttttgttcCCATTTCTTTGGCCCACATCATTCTGTGGTTCTGTAGAGCATCCAATGAAAAWCTGATTCCATAAATAAACCAATGAAAATTAACTATGGTCACAAATTGCCAACattcttattcatttattacaACTTTTGATTCAATCAGTTTTGTCCAtgtccaattttattttgatgaccCATTTATGCTTTCCATTWATTTCTTGTATATtgatgtatatgtgtgtgttttcaaacatcgattttatttttgtttaaatttagccTAGAAAAAAAMAAACATTKAATCTGCTTGTTTCTTTAGTGACCACCATCtctgaaaatgttacaaatacaaatccTTCAAATGAGTAGGACATGTTCAGTCCTATARCTGAACCTTGAGGGACACCGTATGCAATAAGTATGAGCCCAGCTGGATTTGTGTTGGCTT
The DNA window shown above is from Poecilia reticulata strain Guanapo linkage group LG14, Guppy_female_1.0+MT, whole genome shotgun sequence and carries:
- the LOC103475728 gene encoding olfactory receptor 52A1-like isoform X2, encoding MLFALVKKPLLLESPRYILFGHLLFSDSLQVLLTTLLYIFALTMVRIITCACIFVIQFTAITVKMSPINLAVMSLERFVAICFPLRHAAIATSRVTRGAIAVMWAVASLDSLTQLCLFFSLGNRSLTARQVCRKKTVFHLQVYVIVNQVFTVANFVLVTIIIIYTYIAILVAVKCSSSCARRAKVAHQTVILHALQLCLYLISTLFNMINSSDLINLDPAVALYVQHVLFLVLIIFPKFLSPLLYGLKDQTFKHVFKYYFTFGYRSSVEPYPKS
- the LOC103475728 gene encoding olfactory receptor 52A1-like isoform X1 is translated as MNGTEGPSTIDIHVSVRVLLTVLPCLFFLYVNSVMLFALVKKPLLLESPRYILFGHLLFSDSLQVLLTTLLYIFALTMVRIITCACIFVIQFTAITVKMSPINLAVMSLERFVAICFPLRHAAIATSRVTRGAIAVMWAVASLDSLTQLCLFFSLGNRSLTARQVCRKKTVFHLQVYVIVNQVFTVANFVLVTIIIIYTYIAILVAVKCSSSCARRAKVAHQTVILHALQLCLYLISTLFNMINSSDLINLDPAVALYVQHVLFLVLIIFPKFLSPLLYGLKDQTFKHVFKYYFTFGYRSSVEPYPKS